The genomic window CACCGCCGGAACAGTGCTTCGCACATCCGTCGCAATCCCGGGACGGCGAACACGGTCCGCTACCCGGACATTGATCCGTAACGACGCCCGGACGGCGTCTATTCCCGCAGATCACCCGCTATGTGCGACAGGTCACAATGCGGTACGGTTCGCACACATCGTGCCGCGCGAAGGACACCGGACCGAGCCGTCCACGTGCGATGCCGGCCAGCCGGAGTGCTTCGGCGCGCCAGCCGGGGTCAGAGAGGAGCGCCCGTGAGCGCACCCGTCGTCCGCAACTCGACGGAACGTCTGGTCGTCGCGGGGACGATCGCCCCGACGATTCATGACGTCCACGCGTGGCGTCTCGCGGTGGCCGGCGGACGCATCGAGGTGCACGCCGATCCGACGCGGTTCCGTCCGATGGACGACCCGTCCGGCCGGAGCCTGCATCTGAGCTGTGGCGCCGTCCTCGTCAACCTGCGGCTGGCGGCTGCCCAGCTCGGCCGTGAGGCGGTGATCCGGCTGCTGCCGGACGCCGGGGACCCGAGGATCCTCGCCTCCGTGCGCCTTACGCGACGGCGGCGCGTCACGCGTGAGGAGCGGCTGCTCTATGCGGCCACGTTGCGCGCCACCCCGCCGAGGGCGGTCGCGGGCGGCAGGAGCGCGCCGGACGTCCGGGCCGTCCAGGAGCTCGCCGACACGGCGCGGCTCGAAGGGGCGACGATGCACGTCCTGCCGGGCGCTGGAACGTGCCGGGCCGTCCTGACCACGGGAGGCGACACCCCGCAGGCGTGGATGCGCGCCGGACGGGCGTTGCAGGCGGTCCTGCTCGCCGCGACGATCCGGTCCGTCGCCGTCTCGTTCCTTTACGAGATCGTGGACGTCCCCGCTCTGGGCGTGCCGGGCGACGTACCGCAGGTCGTCCTGGAGCTGTCGCGCGCCGCGCTACCGGTAGACGGACAGGACGAACGACAGCGGCACCGGGAACGGGTCGGGTAGCTTCCCGATCCGCTCGGCGAGGTCGTCCGCCGGGACGTGGTGCGCGCTCGGCCCCATGCCGACCAGCGTGGCGATCTCGGCGTGCCCGAGGTCGGCGGTCAGGTCGAGGGTGTCGCGGGACGCGAGCGTGAAGGAGCCCGCGAGAGTGTCGTCGGTCCGCTCGTTCTTGCGGTCGTCGACCGTCAGGAGCCCGAGTTCGGCGATGAGGGGCCCGAGGTGCCGGGACGACGGTGTCACGGTGTGCAGGGCGCCGTCGGGACGCAGGACCCGGCGGTACTCGACGGCGTTCCGGGGCGCGAAGACGTTGAGGATCGCGTCCACCGATGCGGCGCGGAGCGGAAGGTCCTGCCAGAGGTCGGCGACGACCGCGCCGATCCGGGGATGGGCGCGCGCGGCGCGGCGGGCGGCGTGCTTGGAGAGGTCGAGCGCTATGCCGGTGGATCCGGGTGCCAGCGCGGCCGCGAGGTAGTGGCCCGTTCCGGCGCCCGCGTCGAGGATCCGACCGGCTCCGCTCAGCCGTCCGGCGAGGGCGGCGGCGAGCGGCGCGAAGTGCCCGGCGCCGAGGAACGCGTCCCGTGCCCGGACCATTTCGGGCGTGTCGGCGGTGCCGGGGCGCGCTCCGCCCGGCAGCAGGTTGGCGTACCCCTGCCGCGCGACGTCGAAGGAGTGGCCGCCGGGGCAGGTCAGGGAGCGGCCACCGAGGGTGAGGGCCTCCGCGCAGAGCGGGCAGCGGAGCGCGTCGAGGACGTCGGCGAGCATCGGCCCGTCACGCCATGCGGCTGCGGACCTCGTCCATGTCGAGGTCCCGCACCGCCTCGATGATCTTCTCCAGGGACGCGGCCGGGACGGCGCCGGGCTCGGCGTACACGATGACGCCGTCGCGGACGGCCATCAGCGTGGGAATGGACGTGATCCCGAAACGTTGTGACAGGTCGGGCTCGGCCTCGGTGTCGACCTTGCCGAACGTGATGTCGGAGTGGGTCTCGGCCGCCTTCTCGAAGACGGGCGCGAACCGTCGGCACGGCCCGCACCAGGCCGCCCAGAAGTCGATGAGGACGATGCCGCCCCCTTGGGCGGTGGCGTCGAAGTTCCCGGCGGTGAGTGTGACGGTCGCCATGTGGTCTCTCCTCTTCCGGGGTATCAGATCAGGGTAGGGCCTTGCCTTACTCCGCAGTATTCCGGAACTGGGAATCTCAGAGCGGTAAATCACGTTCCTCTCTTAGGGAGATCGAACCAGAGAAGGGTCAGGATGGCTGCAACCCGAACCAAGGCGGACAGGGTCGATGCCCCCGACAAGGACCTGGTCGGGGCGTACCTCGACCGGATCGGCCGTACCCCCCTGCTGGACGCGGAGGAGGAGGTCGATCTGGCGAAGGCGATCGAGGGGGGCCTGTACGCGGAACAGTTGCTCGACGAGGGCAGGGTGCCGGACGGCGTCCGTTCCGCCGAGCTGGAGGAGCTGGTGGCGGCCGGGCTGCGCGCCAAGCAGCGCTTCGTCGAGGCCAACCTTCGTCTCGTGGTCTCGATCGCCCGCAAGTACCCGACCGACGCGCTCCCGCTCATCGACCTCATCCAGGAGGGCAACCTCGGGCTGATGCGCGCGGTGGAGAAGTTCGACTACCGGCGGGGGTTCAAGTTCTCGACCTACGCCACGTGGTGGATCCGGCAGGCGATCGGGCGCGGGCTCAGCCACACCGCGCGGACGATCCGGCTGCCCGTCCACGTGGAGGAGGAGCTGTCGCGGCTGCGCAGGGCGGAGCGCCAGCTCGGCCGTGAGCTGGGCCGGGAGCCGAACCGGGACGAGCTGGCGGACGCGGTGGGCGCCGCGCCCGAGCACGTGGACGAGTTGCTGCGCTGGCGGCGGGACCCGGCGAGCCTGGACGCGACCGTCGACGACGCCGGCGAGACGCCGATGGGCGATCTGCTGGAGGACCCGGAGGCGGTGACGCCCGAGGCGGAGGTGCTCGCGCTGGACGACATCGAGGGCCTGGTGCGCCTGCTGGAGCGGCTTCCCGAGCGGGAGGCGGCGATCGTGCGGGCGAGGTTCGGGATGGAGAGCGGGCAGCCGCTGTCGTACGCGCAGATCGGCGCGCGGTACGGGCTGAGCCACAACCGGGTGCGGCAGATCACCGACCGGTCGCTGCGGCGGCTGCGGCAGCTCGCGGTGGACGGGGACCTGTCGGGCCGCCGCCCGGTGCCGGTGCAGGTCGGCGGCGAGCCCCCGGCGGAGCTGGCGGTGGCCGTGCCGGGGCGCGCGGCCTGAGCGGTGCGGGGAGCGGCCCGGACGAGCCGGGAACGTCCGGGCCGCTCCGCGCTTCCGGCACTGGTGCGGGTGCCTTAGCCTTGACATCCGTGAGCACAACCAACGAGCTCGACGTCTGGCGCGGCCTGCCCGCCCTCCAGCAGCCGCAGTGGGACGACCCCGCCGAGGTGCGGGCCGTGGTGGAGGAACTGGCGCAGCTTCCGCCGCTGGTCTTCGCGGGTGAGTGCGACCAGCTCCGCGAACGTCTGGCGGACGTGGCGCGGGGCGAGGCGTTCGTGCTCCAGGGCGGGGACTGCGCGGAGACGTTCGCCGGGTCCAACGCGGACGCGGTGCGCAACAAGCTGAAGACGCTGCTGCAGATGGCGGTGGTGCTCACGTACGCGGCGAGCGTCCCCGTCGTGAAGATCGGCCGCATGGCGGGGCAGTTCGCCAAGCCGCGGTCCAAGCCCGGCGAGGCGCGCGACGGCGTGGAGCTGCCCGCCTACCGGGGCGACATGGTCAACGGGCTGGAGTTCACGCCCGAGGCGCGGCGCAACGATCCGCGGCGGCTGCTGCGGGCCTACCACGCGTCGGCGGTGACGCTGAACCTGTGCCGGGCGTTCACCAAGGGCGGCTACGCGGACCTGCGCCAGGTCCACCGCTGGAACCAGGACTTCGTGGCGCAGAGCCCGGCGGGGCGCCGGTACGAGCGGCTGGCCGGGGAGATCGACCGGGCGCTGACGTTCATGAAGGCGTGCGGCGCGAACCCCGACGAGTTCCACGGCGTGGAGTTCTACTCCAGCCATGAGGCGCTGCTGCTGGAGTACGAGCGGGCGCTGACGCGGGTGGACAGCCTGAGCGGGCTCCCCTACGACGTGTCCGCGCACTTCCTGTGGATCGGTGAGCGGACGCGGCAGCTCGACGGCGCGCACGTGGACTTCCTGAGCCGCATCCGCAACCCGATCGGCGTGAAGCTCGGCCCGACGACGTCGCCGGACGACGCGCTCGCGCTGATCGAGAAGCTGAACCCGGCCGGCGAGCCGGGCCGGCTGACGTTCGTGACGCGGATGGGCGCGGGCCGGGTCCGGGACGCGCTGCCGCCGCTGATCGAGAAGGTGCGGCAGAGCGGCGCGCCGGTGGCGTGGATCTGCGACCCGATGCACGGGAACACGTTCGAGGCGCCGAGCGGGCACAAGACCCGCCGGGTGGACGACGTGCTGGACGAGGTGGCGGGCTTCTTCGAGGTCCACCGGGCGCTCGGGACGCATCCGGGCGGCATCCACATCGAGTTCACCGGCGACGACGTCACCGAGTGCGTGGGCGGCGGCCACCCGATCGTGGAGGGCGACCTGCACCAGCGCTACGAGACGGCCTGCGACCCGCGTCTGAACCGCGGCCAGTCCCTCGACCTGGCGTTCATGGTCGCCGAGCTGTACCGCAAGAGCTGACGCGTCCGGCCCGGGGCGACCCGGGCCGGATCACAGCGTCACTTCGGCCCAGACGACCTTGCCGCCGGTGACGGCCTCGGCGCCCCACGTGCTGGCGAAGCGGTCGACGATGAAAAGGCCGCGGTGGGACTCGTCCAGCGGTCCGGGGACGGTCATGCGCGGCATCTGCGCGGCGCGGTCGCGGACTTCGACGCGGACGCGGCCGGTGCCGCGCAGCAGCCGCAGTTCGAGGGCCGTCCCGGCGTGCCGGACGGCGTTGGCGACGAGTTCGGCGACGATCGCGGTCACCAGTTCCTCGCGGTCCATGAGCGCCCAGGTGCGCATGGTGCGGGTCGCGAGGCGCCGGGCGTACTCGACCGCCTCGGTCTGGGGCGCGGCGCGCAGGGTCGTCTCGGTCATCGGGTCGGTCACTCAGCCTCGCTCGCCGTCACGTTCATGGTGCCGCGCCGTCCCCGGCCTCGGCGATGAGAAAGCGGTCGAGGCCCGTGGTGCGCAGGACGTTCTCAA from Actinomadura rubteroloni includes these protein-coding regions:
- a CDS encoding sigma-70 family RNA polymerase sigma factor is translated as MAATRTKADRVDAPDKDLVGAYLDRIGRTPLLDAEEEVDLAKAIEGGLYAEQLLDEGRVPDGVRSAELEELVAAGLRAKQRFVEANLRLVVSIARKYPTDALPLIDLIQEGNLGLMRAVEKFDYRRGFKFSTYATWWIRQAIGRGLSHTARTIRLPVHVEEELSRLRRAERQLGRELGREPNRDELADAVGAAPEHVDELLRWRRDPASLDATVDDAGETPMGDLLEDPEAVTPEAEVLALDDIEGLVRLLERLPEREAAIVRARFGMESGQPLSYAQIGARYGLSHNRVRQITDRSLRRLRQLAVDGDLSGRRPVPVQVGGEPPAELAVAVPGRAA
- a CDS encoding class II 3-deoxy-7-phosphoheptulonate synthase — encoded protein: MSTTNELDVWRGLPALQQPQWDDPAEVRAVVEELAQLPPLVFAGECDQLRERLADVARGEAFVLQGGDCAETFAGSNADAVRNKLKTLLQMAVVLTYAASVPVVKIGRMAGQFAKPRSKPGEARDGVELPAYRGDMVNGLEFTPEARRNDPRRLLRAYHASAVTLNLCRAFTKGGYADLRQVHRWNQDFVAQSPAGRRYERLAGEIDRALTFMKACGANPDEFHGVEFYSSHEALLLEYERALTRVDSLSGLPYDVSAHFLWIGERTRQLDGAHVDFLSRIRNPIGVKLGPTTSPDDALALIEKLNPAGEPGRLTFVTRMGAGRVRDALPPLIEKVRQSGAPVAWICDPMHGNTFEAPSGHKTRRVDDVLDEVAGFFEVHRALGTHPGGIHIEFTGDDVTECVGGGHPIVEGDLHQRYETACDPRLNRGQSLDLAFMVAELYRKS
- a CDS encoding putative RNA methyltransferase, with translation MLADVLDALRCPLCAEALTLGGRSLTCPGGHSFDVARQGYANLLPGGARPGTADTPEMVRARDAFLGAGHFAPLAAALAGRLSGAGRILDAGAGTGHYLAAALAPGSTGIALDLSKHAARRAARAHPRIGAVVADLWQDLPLRAASVDAILNVFAPRNAVEYRRVLRPDGALHTVTPSSRHLGPLIAELGLLTVDDRKNERTDDTLAGSFTLASRDTLDLTADLGHAEIATLVGMGPSAHHVPADDLAERIGKLPDPFPVPLSFVLSVYR
- a CDS encoding ATP-binding protein, producing the protein MTETTLRAAPQTEAVEYARRLATRTMRTWALMDREELVTAIVAELVANAVRHAGTALELRLLRGTGRVRVEVRDRAAQMPRMTVPGPLDESHRGLFIVDRFASTWGAEAVTGGKVVWAEVTL
- the trxA gene encoding thioredoxin, giving the protein MATVTLTAGNFDATAQGGGIVLIDFWAAWCGPCRRFAPVFEKAAETHSDITFGKVDTEAEPDLSQRFGITSIPTLMAVRDGVIVYAEPGAVPAASLEKIIEAVRDLDMDEVRSRMA